Proteins found in one Halobaculum sp. MBLA0147 genomic segment:
- a CDS encoding anion permease translates to MVSLLLVLGVAVAVFVGFNIGGSSTGVAFGPAVGSGLLAKLPAAALMTVFVLLGAATAGRGVIQTLGGEIVPSSEFTLLVSVIILLFVGLALLVSNTFGVPASTSMTAVGAIAGLGVATGTLQEPEMARIVGWWLVSPVLAFWICAVVGRYLYPYLDASFRIDRSPGAVLERDGLSVSLAEGTTRREFVGTVAVVVVACYMAFSAGASNAANAVGPLVGSPAANVSVDAGILLASGAIGLGAFTIARRTLDTVGNDLTDLPILAALIVEVVSASLITFLSWIDVPASLAVSATMSIVGLGWGRATRTATLGDAVRGDAPDVSVDALAAEAESTPTADGQAQGDGGAATTDGVPELGETDEDLLADDLFDPGTTGRVIFFWILTPSLSFAASYALFRFVPL, encoded by the coding sequence GTGGTCAGTCTGCTGTTGGTCCTCGGGGTCGCGGTCGCGGTGTTCGTCGGGTTCAACATCGGCGGCTCCTCGACGGGGGTCGCGTTCGGCCCGGCGGTCGGGAGCGGGTTGCTCGCGAAGCTCCCCGCTGCCGCGTTGATGACCGTGTTCGTGTTGTTGGGAGCCGCGACCGCCGGTCGCGGCGTGATCCAGACGCTCGGCGGCGAGATCGTCCCCTCCTCGGAGTTCACGCTGCTGGTCAGCGTGATCATCCTGCTGTTCGTCGGGTTGGCGCTGCTGGTGTCGAACACCTTCGGTGTCCCGGCATCCACGTCGATGACGGCCGTCGGCGCCATCGCGGGACTGGGCGTCGCCACCGGGACGCTCCAGGAGCCGGAGATGGCGCGCATCGTCGGCTGGTGGCTCGTCTCGCCCGTGTTGGCGTTCTGGATCTGTGCCGTCGTCGGCCGGTACCTCTACCCGTACCTCGACGCCAGCTTCCGGATCGACCGTTCGCCGGGTGCGGTGCTGGAACGCGACGGGCTCTCCGTGTCGCTGGCCGAGGGGACGACGCGCCGCGAGTTCGTCGGCACCGTCGCGGTGGTGGTCGTCGCCTGCTACATGGCGTTCTCCGCGGGGGCGTCGAACGCGGCCAACGCCGTCGGGCCGCTGGTCGGCTCCCCGGCGGCGAACGTCTCCGTCGACGCCGGGATCCTGTTGGCGAGTGGCGCCATCGGACTCGGCGCGTTCACCATCGCCCGGCGGACGCTGGACACCGTCGGGAACGACCTGACCGACCTGCCGATCCTGGCGGCGCTGATCGTCGAGGTCGTCTCGGCGAGTCTCATCACGTTCCTCTCGTGGATCGACGTGCCGGCGTCGCTGGCCGTCTCCGCGACCATGAGTATCGTCGGCCTCGGGTGGGGGCGTGCGACGCGGACCGCCACCCTCGGCGACGCCGTCCGCGGTGACGCCCCCGACGTGTCCGTCGACGCGCTCGCGGCCGAGGCAGAGTCGACGCCGACCGCAGACGGGCAGGCGCAGGGTGACGGCGGCGCCGCGACGACGGACGGCGTCCCGGAGTTGGGAGAGACGGACGAGGACCTGCTCGCCGACGACCTGTTCGACCCCGGGACGACCGGGCGCGTGATCTTCTTCTGGATCCTCACGCCGTCGCTGTCGTTCGCCGCCTCGTACGCGCTGTTCCGGTTCGTCCCGCTGTGA
- the fer gene encoding ferredoxin Fer, which produces MPTVEYLNYEVLDDHGWSMDDDDLFEKAGDADLGDEDYGSLEVNQGEYILEAAEAQGYDWPFSCRAGACANCAAIVKEGDIDMDMQQILSDEEVQEKNVRLTCIGSPTADEVKIVYNAKHLDYLQNRVI; this is translated from the coding sequence ATGCCCACTGTCGAGTACCTCAACTACGAAGTGCTAGACGACCACGGCTGGTCGATGGACGACGACGACCTGTTCGAGAAGGCCGGAGACGCCGACCTCGGCGACGAGGACTACGGCTCTCTCGAAGTGAACCAGGGCGAGTACATCCTCGAGGCCGCCGAGGCCCAAGGCTACGACTGGCCGTTCTCGTGTCGCGCCGGCGCCTGTGCCAACTGCGCGGCCATCGTCAAGGAGGGTGACATCGACATGGACATGCAGCAGATCCTCTCGGACGAGGAGGTCCAGGAGAAGAACGTCCGGCTGACCTGTATCGGGTCGCCGACCGCCGACGAAGTGAAGATCGTCTACAACGCGAAGCACCTGGACTACCTCCAGAACCGCGTCATCTGA
- a CDS encoding VanZ family protein, which yields MAARLATMSLVNPQRVRRVSRVGVVVVALLLAVASLWPRPPGTGPGIPVVTDKHLHFAGYTALGAVAVWAVGREPRRIALAVALAAGYGLALEVGQLPLATRSFSLLDQLANTAGALVGGTTAWLTRRRLVGRREAARREGSVD from the coding sequence GTGGCCGCCAGACTGGCGACGATGTCGCTCGTCAACCCGCAGCGCGTCCGCCGAGTGAGTCGTGTCGGTGTCGTGGTCGTCGCGCTCCTCCTCGCGGTCGCGTCACTCTGGCCACGACCGCCCGGGACGGGTCCGGGAATCCCCGTCGTGACGGACAAACACCTCCACTTCGCCGGCTACACCGCCCTCGGCGCGGTCGCCGTGTGGGCCGTCGGGCGCGAGCCCCGTCGGATCGCGCTCGCGGTGGCGCTGGCGGCCGGCTACGGGCTGGCGCTCGAAGTCGGGCAACTCCCACTCGCGACGCGATCGTTCTCGCTGCTCGACCAACTCGCGAACACGGCCGGCGCGCTCGTCGGCGGGACGACCGCGTGGCTGACACGACGGCGACTCGTGGGCCGACGGGAGGCGGCGCGCCGCGAGGGGTCTGTCGACTGA
- a CDS encoding DUF5803 family protein: MIGTRRTRAAVALGLLLLLSGCTGFLGGEVRDEQLDQTPPGGSYAWNTSADVHVTIHENTTFEGVYRAEGERIELFRRDGFGGRNPLSARAIRYQYPNGTVISGTTLAERGEVRRTREAVIVSFPEGNVSGDKVAFTAGSSPKRFALPVFVEGDYEVLLPPGRRASLPVFGRVSPAGDLSAPDADDRVHVQIDEVTRDSVIVQFYLPRDVQILAGLLGVALLVGGGGVAYYLRQIRELRTRREEMGLDVDTEDDDFGRDPPPGMG; encoded by the coding sequence ATGATCGGAACACGACGAACGCGCGCCGCCGTCGCGCTCGGATTACTGTTGCTGTTGTCGGGGTGTACCGGGTTCCTCGGCGGCGAGGTTCGCGACGAGCAGTTGGACCAGACGCCCCCGGGTGGGAGCTACGCGTGGAACACGAGCGCCGACGTGCACGTGACGATCCACGAGAACACCACCTTCGAGGGGGTGTACCGCGCCGAGGGCGAGCGGATCGAACTGTTCCGCCGGGACGGGTTCGGCGGCCGGAACCCGCTGTCGGCCCGGGCGATCCGCTACCAGTACCCGAACGGGACGGTGATTTCGGGGACGACACTCGCCGAGCGCGGCGAGGTGCGTCGGACCCGCGAGGCGGTGATCGTCTCCTTCCCGGAGGGGAACGTCTCCGGCGACAAGGTGGCGTTCACGGCCGGGAGTTCGCCCAAACGATTCGCGCTACCGGTGTTCGTCGAGGGTGACTACGAGGTCCTCCTCCCACCGGGCCGGCGCGCCTCGCTGCCGGTGTTCGGCCGCGTGTCGCCGGCCGGTGACCTCTCGGCGCCGGACGCCGACGACCGCGTCCACGTCCAGATCGACGAGGTGACACGCGACTCCGTGATCGTCCAGTTCTACCTCCCGCGAGACGTGCAGATCCTCGCCGGACTGCTGGGCGTCGCGCTCCTCGTCGGCGGCGGCGGCGTCGCCTACTACCTCCGGCAGATCCGCGAACTCAGGACGCGTCGCGAGGAGATGGGGCTCGACGTGGACACCGAGGACGACGACTTCGGCCGTGACCCGCCGCCCGGGATGGGCTGA
- a CDS encoding DUF2110 family protein, translating to MVVLATKCYVAGEARERALDGMGSLVANALEELAVEYDVGVRGDEFVAVTLTGEDAPVARNLLREEWGTVTDHFDDGETYTGTLDAWDEDALYLDAGEEIAVDTDGLGLGVGTADQIRDRFGLVQHLPLEFVYDADGDHELAETARDRLYEWTRGDGRLNVNSATRAEVRATVNRAGHARDIVTVERLGLLEQSVLCEPATDPPGLLAAVGEHLPAELKCVVPQ from the coding sequence ATGGTCGTTCTCGCGACGAAGTGTTACGTGGCCGGCGAGGCGCGCGAGCGTGCCCTCGACGGGATGGGATCGTTGGTGGCGAACGCACTCGAGGAGTTGGCCGTCGAGTACGACGTGGGTGTGCGGGGCGACGAGTTCGTCGCCGTCACGCTCACCGGCGAGGACGCGCCGGTCGCGCGCAACCTGTTGCGTGAGGAGTGGGGGACGGTGACCGACCACTTCGACGACGGGGAGACGTACACCGGCACGCTCGACGCGTGGGACGAGGACGCGTTGTACCTCGACGCCGGCGAGGAGATCGCCGTCGACACGGACGGACTCGGACTGGGTGTCGGGACCGCCGACCAGATCCGCGACCGGTTCGGACTGGTCCAACACCTCCCGTTAGAGTTCGTCTACGACGCGGACGGGGACCACGAGCTGGCCGAGACGGCGCGCGACCGGCTGTACGAGTGGACGCGCGGTGACGGGCGACTCAACGTCAACAGCGCGACGCGGGCGGAGGTGCGGGCGACGGTGAACCGCGCCGGTCACGCTCGCGACATCGTGACCGTCGAGCGCCTCGGTCTGTTGGAGCAGAGCGTGCTCTGTGAGCCGGCGACGGACCCGCCGGGACTCTTGGCCGCCGTCGGCGAACACCTCCCCGCGGAACTGAAGTGTGTCGTCCCCCAATAA
- a CDS encoding transcription factor, with the protein MAFEDLLEDPVIQKYLHELVGPTGMPVAAAPPDGEVTDEELAEELGLELNDVRRALFILYENDLAAYRRVRDEDSGWLTYLWTFKYENIPENLQEELGRLLEGLEERRDYERDHQFYLCEVDSIRFEFEEAMEFGFECPECGSPLESMENSRLLESVEDRIDELRDELGVDRETEDRAEA; encoded by the coding sequence ATGGCTTTTGAGGACCTGCTCGAGGACCCGGTGATCCAGAAGTACCTCCACGAACTCGTGGGGCCGACTGGGATGCCGGTGGCGGCGGCACCGCCGGACGGCGAGGTGACAGACGAGGAACTGGCCGAGGAGTTGGGGCTGGAGTTGAACGACGTGCGGCGGGCGTTGTTCATCCTCTACGAGAACGACCTGGCGGCGTACCGGCGGGTCCGCGACGAGGACTCCGGGTGGCTCACGTACCTGTGGACGTTCAAGTACGAGAACATTCCCGAGAACCTCCAGGAGGAACTCGGGCGACTGCTGGAGGGGCTCGAAGAGCGGCGCGACTACGAGCGCGACCACCAGTTCTACCTCTGTGAGGTGGACTCGATCCGGTTCGAGTTCGAGGAGGCGATGGAGTTCGGCTTCGAGTGTCCGGAGTGTGGCTCCCCGTTGGAGTCGATGGAGAACTCGCGGCTGTTGGAGTCGGTGGAGGACCGGATCGACGAACTACGTGACGAACTCGGCGTCGACCGCGAGACCGAGGACCGAGCCGAGGCGTAG
- a CDS encoding endonuclease V, which translates to MERLQRDIAEWATFEDAFAFDADAVGPGGGADAPLVAGVDQAFRDDRAISAVVVSRGGEVIERTHAVTPVSIPYVPGLLAFREGGPILEALATLETEPDLYLFDGSGRIHYRQAGLATHVGVLVDAPAVGVAKSLLCGTPAASPDGRPEGWRTPITADEEVEADAGTTLGYAVQTRQYDSEPIVNPLYVSPGHRVSAATSATLVERLCERYKLPEPTRRADAHADTVRERLAADEEGDDST; encoded by the coding sequence ATGGAGCGACTCCAGCGCGACATCGCGGAGTGGGCGACGTTCGAAGACGCGTTCGCGTTCGACGCCGACGCCGTCGGCCCGGGTGGTGGCGCGGACGCGCCGCTCGTCGCGGGTGTCGACCAGGCGTTCCGCGACGACCGGGCGATCTCGGCGGTCGTCGTCTCGCGCGGCGGCGAGGTGATCGAGCGGACGCACGCGGTGACGCCGGTGTCGATCCCGTACGTGCCGGGACTGCTCGCGTTCCGCGAGGGAGGACCGATCCTGGAGGCGCTGGCGACGCTGGAGACGGAGCCGGACCTGTACCTGTTCGACGGGAGCGGTCGGATCCACTACCGGCAGGCGGGGCTGGCGACACACGTCGGGGTGCTCGTGGACGCGCCGGCGGTCGGCGTGGCGAAGAGTCTGCTCTGCGGGACGCCGGCGGCGTCGCCCGACGGCCGTCCCGAAGGGTGGCGGACGCCGATCACGGCCGACGAGGAAGTAGAGGCAGACGCGGGGACGACACTCGGGTACGCGGTGCAGACGCGGCAGTACGACTCGGAGCCGATCGTGAACCCGTTGTACGTCAGTCCGGGCCACCGGGTGAGTGCCGCCACGAGTGCGACGCTGGTCGAGCGACTGTGCGAGAGGTACAAACTCCCCGAGCCGACGCGGCGGGCGGACGCTCACGCCGACACAGTTCGCGAGCGGTTGGCAGCCGACGAGGAGGGCGACGACTCGACGTAG
- a CDS encoding rhomboid family intramembrane serine protease: MAECDECGEYENLPYQCHRCGQTFCAEHRLPENHDCPGLNEEWNDPEGVFDSEFDDSVRSGRSAGATGGGLVDSVKTSVGGATETGGLLGYFRGNATYTFLGVMWITFAIQLLLRGVAPGLEDELFVLTTVHPEYVWTWVTSVFAHGGFTHIAFNSIALYFFGPVVERRLGTKRFVALFLIAGVFAGLAQVGTTLLTTPGAVTGVVGASGAIMAVMGLLTVLQPKLTVYIYFVIPAPLWLLTFGFAGFSVIAGFSSFGGASQVAHLAHLAGLAVGLAYGTRVKGERSAPQELRLGGGPGGPGGPGGPGRGRF; the protein is encoded by the coding sequence ATGGCCGAGTGTGACGAGTGCGGCGAGTACGAGAACTTGCCGTACCAGTGTCACCGGTGCGGACAGACGTTCTGTGCGGAACACAGACTCCCGGAGAACCACGACTGTCCGGGACTGAACGAGGAGTGGAACGACCCGGAGGGGGTGTTCGACTCGGAGTTCGACGACTCCGTCCGGAGCGGTCGGTCGGCGGGTGCCACTGGCGGCGGGCTCGTCGACTCGGTGAAGACCTCCGTCGGCGGCGCGACGGAGACCGGCGGACTGTTGGGGTACTTCCGTGGGAACGCCACCTACACGTTCCTCGGGGTGATGTGGATCACGTTCGCGATCCAACTGCTGCTCCGGGGCGTCGCGCCCGGCCTGGAAGACGAGTTGTTCGTCCTGACGACGGTCCACCCGGAGTACGTCTGGACGTGGGTCACCTCCGTCTTCGCCCACGGCGGGTTCACACACATCGCGTTCAACAGTATCGCGCTGTACTTCTTCGGGCCGGTGGTCGAGCGGCGCCTCGGCACCAAGCGGTTCGTCGCCCTGTTCCTGATCGCGGGCGTCTTCGCCGGTCTGGCACAGGTCGGGACGACCCTGCTCACCACGCCGGGTGCGGTGACGGGCGTCGTCGGCGCCTCCGGCGCGATCATGGCCGTGATGGGGCTGCTCACGGTGTTGCAGCCGAAGCTGACGGTGTACATCTACTTCGTGATCCCGGCGCCGTTGTGGCTGCTCACGTTCGGGTTCGCGGGGTTCTCGGTGATCGCCGGCTTCTCCAGTTTCGGCGGGGCGAGTCAGGTCGCGCACCTCGCGCACCTCGCGGGGCTCGCGGTCGGGCTGGCGTACGGCACCCGCGTGAAGGGTGAGCGGAGTGCGCCACAGGAGCTCCGGCTCGGCGGCGGACCGGGCGGCCCCGGCGGCCCGGGTGGACCGGGACGCGGTCGGTTCTGA
- a CDS encoding inorganic diphosphatase: MTNLWEDLETGPDAPEEIYAVVECLKGERNKYEYDKDVPGVVLDRVLHSNVHYPSDYGFIPQSYYDDEDPFDVLVLVEDQTFPGCVIEARPVALMKMDDDGEQDDKVIAVPSEDPRYDHIEDLDDVPQQELDEIEEFFETYKNLEEGKEVETQGFEDREAALDAIEHAQELYEEHFG, from the coding sequence ATGACGAACCTCTGGGAGGATCTCGAGACGGGACCGGACGCGCCCGAGGAGATCTACGCCGTCGTAGAGTGTCTCAAGGGCGAGCGCAACAAGTACGAGTACGACAAGGACGTGCCCGGCGTCGTCTTGGACCGGGTGCTCCACTCGAACGTCCACTACCCCTCGGACTACGGGTTCATCCCACAGTCGTACTACGACGACGAGGACCCCTTCGACGTGCTCGTGCTCGTCGAAGACCAGACGTTCCCCGGTTGCGTGATCGAGGCGCGCCCGGTCGCCCTGATGAAGATGGACGACGACGGCGAACAGGACGACAAGGTGATCGCCGTCCCCTCGGAAGACCCGCGTTACGATCACATCGAGGACTTGGACGACGTGCCACAGCAGGAACTCGACGAGATCGAGGAGTTCTTCGAGACCTACAAGAACCTCGAAGAGGGCAAAGAGGTCGAGACGCAGGGGTTCGAGGACCGCGAGGCCGCCCTCGACGCCATCGAACACGCCCAGGAGCTGTACGAGGAACACTTCGGGTGA
- the mch gene encoding methenyltetrahydromethanopterin cyclohydrolase, with amino-acid sequence MESVNRMAVELVDEALDFADELGVTPYELDSGATVLDFGVDARGGLEAGLLLAEIQTAGLATIQTRMDDVCGGTRPHVELATDHPAVATLCSQKAGWEVAVDGFEGLGSGPARALVGEEAEFAAVDYFDEFDLTVLSVESAELPGDAVAEHVAETANVNTEAVFLPTCATGSVAGSVTTAARAAELAVFRLFELGYEPRSIRSVAGSAPVAPVSYDEDEAMGRTNDALAYGGEVHLTVDQDDPELFEQVPSVAAAEYGTPFVEIFADADYDFYDVDEAVFAPAQVTVDVIDGPTYVLGETHEELLAESWDLPEA; translated from the coding sequence ATGGAGAGTGTCAACCGGATGGCGGTCGAACTCGTCGACGAGGCGCTGGACTTCGCCGACGAGTTGGGCGTCACGCCGTACGAACTCGACTCTGGGGCGACCGTCCTCGACTTCGGCGTGGACGCCCGCGGTGGACTGGAGGCAGGACTGCTGCTCGCGGAGATCCAGACGGCCGGGCTAGCGACGATCCAGACTCGGATGGACGACGTGTGCGGTGGCACGCGCCCACACGTCGAACTCGCGACCGACCACCCGGCCGTTGCGACGCTGTGTTCACAGAAGGCCGGCTGGGAGGTGGCCGTCGACGGCTTCGAGGGGCTCGGCTCCGGCCCGGCACGCGCGCTGGTCGGCGAGGAGGCGGAGTTCGCCGCCGTCGACTACTTCGACGAGTTCGACCTGACCGTGTTGAGCGTCGAGAGCGCCGAGTTGCCGGGCGACGCCGTCGCGGAACACGTCGCGGAGACGGCGAACGTCAACACGGAGGCGGTGTTCCTCCCGACGTGTGCCACCGGCTCCGTCGCCGGGAGCGTGACCACCGCGGCACGCGCCGCGGAACTGGCGGTGTTCCGCCTGTTCGAGTTGGGGTACGAGCCGCGGTCGATCCGGTCGGTCGCCGGCTCCGCGCCGGTCGCGCCGGTCTCGTACGACGAGGACGAGGCGATGGGCCGGACCAACGACGCCCTGGCGTACGGCGGCGAGGTCCACCTCACCGTCGACCAGGACGACCCCGAGCTGTTCGAACAGGTGCCCAGCGTCGCCGCCGCGGAGTACGGGACGCCGTTCGTCGAGATCTTCGCGGACGCGGACTACGACTTCTACGACGTGGACGAGGCGGTGTTCGCGCCGGCACAGGTCACCGTCGACGTGATCGACGGCCCGACGTACGTGCTCGGCGAGACCCACGAGGAGCTGCTCGCGGAGTCGTGGGACCTCCCGGAGGCGTGA
- a CDS encoding HAD family hydrolase, protein MAPPNDATSASGDAGAPPNDDPTPRDESRVRRVDPTEEDLVAAVLDWADAGDDHEATTESGEGDGSDSSTASVAAVTLDLDGTLVDYRRSPGAVLDRAFERVGVAPLFPVDAYYDRFAEFADRTDSMAELRRACFAALAADRGHDPALGREVAAAFADERDHGNVAWCPGARELVDTLAERGVPTAVVTNGPPDAQREKLSAVGIDERIATVVFASHDCPAKPSPEPVERALAALDCDPTRAVHVGDAETDTASALAAGARAVRVER, encoded by the coding sequence GTGGCACCGCCGAACGACGCCACGTCGGCGTCTGGTGACGCGGGGGCGCCGCCGAACGACGACCCGACACCGCGTGACGAGTCCCGAGTCAGACGGGTCGATCCGACGGAGGAGGATCTCGTCGCGGCGGTGCTCGACTGGGCGGACGCGGGAGACGACCACGAGGCGACGACCGAGTCCGGCGAGGGTGACGGGAGTGACTCGTCGACGGCGTCCGTCGCGGCGGTGACGCTCGACCTCGACGGGACACTCGTCGACTACCGGCGGTCGCCGGGCGCGGTGCTGGACCGGGCGTTCGAGCGGGTCGGCGTCGCGCCGCTGTTCCCCGTCGACGCGTACTACGACCGCTTCGCCGAGTTCGCGGACCGGACCGACTCGATGGCCGAACTCCGGCGGGCGTGTTTCGCGGCACTCGCCGCGGACCGCGGCCACGACCCGGCGCTGGGTCGGGAGGTGGCGGCGGCGTTCGCCGACGAGCGTGACCACGGGAACGTCGCGTGGTGTCCCGGCGCACGGGAACTGGTCGACACGCTCGCCGAGCGAGGGGTGCCCACGGCGGTCGTGACGAACGGCCCGCCGGACGCACAACGAGAGAAACTGTCGGCGGTCGGCATCGACGAGCGGATCGCGACGGTCGTGTTCGCGAGCCACGACTGTCCGGCGAAACCGAGTCCGGAGCCCGTCGAGCGAGCGCTGGCGGCCCTGGACTGTGACCCGACGCGGGCGGTCCACGTCGGCGACGCCGAGACCGACACGGCGAGTGCGCTCGCGGCCGGTGCGCGTGCGGTTCGCGTCGAGCGGTGA
- a CDS encoding GTPBP1 family GTP-binding protein, with product MSADRAPLQRAIQRGEEEGGNVEFKTKLTRDVHLGEGRMESLVAQLRHRVLSGDGEALYVVGVTDEGGIAGIAPDEFSETMDVLSLLAEEADAHIEDVETWSGGDGSADEEGLVGLVEIREGAMLDTDDEHIVVGTAGHVDHGKSTLVGSLVTGQADDGEGGTRSFLDVQPHEMERGLSADLSYGVYGFDDDGPIRMDNPHRKSDRARVVREADRLVSFVDTVGHEPWLRTTIRGLVGQKLDYGLLTVAADDGPTKTTREHLGILLATDLPTVVAITKVDVVDGERVEAVEREVEGMLRDVGKTPLRVDRHGVATAVEEIGDGVVPILRTSAVSERGLGELDQLFEALPKRSDDTDGRFRMYVDRTYDVKGVGAVASGTIRSGTVETGDELLLGPLPDGSFEPVEVRSIEMHYHRVDEAKAGRIVGIALKGVDEADIHRGMALVPRDADPTPVREFEAEVVVLNHPTSIRDGYEPVVHLETVSEAVVFHPEGGQLLPGDNGNATVEFKFHPYLVEEGQRFVFREGQSKGVGTVTGVERTDPPE from the coding sequence ATGTCCGCGGACCGGGCCCCGCTGCAGCGGGCCATCCAGCGCGGCGAGGAGGAGGGTGGCAACGTCGAGTTCAAGACGAAGCTCACGCGGGACGTCCACCTGGGCGAGGGCCGGATGGAGAGTCTCGTGGCGCAACTCCGCCACCGGGTGTTGTCCGGCGACGGGGAGGCGCTGTACGTCGTCGGCGTCACCGACGAGGGTGGGATCGCCGGGATCGCCCCCGACGAGTTCTCCGAGACGATGGACGTGCTCTCGCTGCTCGCCGAGGAGGCGGACGCACACATCGAAGACGTCGAGACGTGGAGCGGCGGCGACGGATCCGCCGACGAGGAGGGGCTCGTCGGGCTCGTCGAGATCCGCGAGGGGGCGATGCTCGACACGGACGACGAACACATCGTCGTCGGCACCGCCGGCCACGTCGACCACGGGAAGTCGACGCTCGTCGGCTCGCTGGTGACGGGGCAGGCCGACGACGGCGAGGGTGGCACCCGGTCGTTCCTCGACGTGCAACCCCACGAGATGGAGCGGGGGCTGTCGGCGGACCTCTCGTACGGCGTCTACGGCTTCGACGACGACGGGCCGATCCGGATGGACAACCCACACCGCAAGTCCGACCGGGCGCGGGTGGTCCGGGAGGCGGACCGGCTCGTCTCGTTCGTCGACACCGTGGGCCACGAGCCGTGGCTGCGGACGACGATCCGCGGACTCGTCGGCCAGAAGCTCGACTACGGGCTGTTGACGGTCGCGGCCGACGACGGGCCGACGAAGACCACCCGCGAACACCTCGGGATCCTACTGGCGACGGACCTCCCGACCGTCGTCGCGATCACGAAGGTGGACGTGGTCGACGGCGAGCGGGTCGAGGCCGTCGAGCGCGAGGTCGAGGGGATGTTGCGCGACGTGGGGAAGACACCGCTGCGGGTGGACCGCCACGGTGTCGCCACGGCCGTCGAGGAGATCGGCGACGGCGTCGTGCCGATCCTGCGGACCTCTGCGGTCTCCGAGCGCGGGCTCGGCGAACTCGACCAGCTGTTCGAGGCGTTGCCCAAGCGATCCGACGACACGGACGGTCGGTTCCGGATGTACGTCGACCGGACGTACGACGTGAAGGGTGTCGGCGCGGTCGCCTCGGGGACGATCCGCTCCGGGACGGTGGAGACGGGGGACGAACTCTTGCTCGGGCCGTTGCCGGACGGCTCCTTCGAGCCGGTGGAGGTGCGGTCCATCGAGATGCACTACCACCGGGTCGACGAGGCGAAGGCGGGTCGGATCGTCGGCATCGCCCTGAAGGGGGTCGACGAGGCCGACATCCACCGCGGGATGGCGCTGGTCCCACGGGACGCCGACCCGACGCCGGTCCGCGAGTTCGAGGCGGAGGTGGTCGTGTTGAACCACCCGACGAGCATCCGCGACGGCTACGAGCCGGTCGTCCACCTGGAGACGGTGAGCGAGGCGGTCGTGTTCCACCCCGAGGGTGGTCAGCTCCTCCCGGGCGACAACGGGAACGCGACTGTCGAGTTCAAGTTCCACCCGTACCTCGTCGAGGAGGGCCAGCGGTTCGTCTTCCGCGAGGGCCAGTCGAAGGGGGTCGGGACCGTCACCGGCGTCGAGCGCACCGACCCGCCGGAGTGA
- a CDS encoding J domain-containing protein, which yields MDRDTLVLGIAAVFAGTFVTMSVLALTYSWFLLFVAVPFGIAAYFLWYQVSGDLEERFRGRRADPAAAERRRAAAARKSAAEGATGGESRFAEEARRAAREARRRRAEGAGVAGEGRVGGRGRGRGPGQSRGPGGAAGRRGGGPGGRGPGTIGSQGMPPAEAYDALDVERGASQERIKEAYRERVKEVHPDSGGDEEAFKRVNEAYETLKTE from the coding sequence GTGGACCGAGACACGCTCGTCTTGGGGATCGCCGCCGTGTTCGCCGGGACGTTCGTCACGATGAGCGTCTTGGCCCTGACGTACTCGTGGTTCCTGCTGTTCGTCGCGGTCCCGTTCGGTATCGCCGCGTACTTCCTCTGGTACCAGGTCTCGGGGGACCTCGAGGAGCGGTTCCGTGGCCGACGGGCGGACCCGGCGGCGGCGGAGCGGCGGCGCGCGGCCGCGGCCCGCAAGAGCGCCGCCGAGGGGGCGACGGGTGGAGAGTCGCGGTTCGCGGAGGAGGCCCGCCGTGCGGCCCGCGAGGCCCGCCGCCGTCGTGCCGAGGGCGCCGGCGTCGCGGGAGAGGGTCGCGTCGGCGGTCGTGGTCGCGGTCGGGGACCGGGCCAGAGTCGCGGTCCCGGCGGTGCGGCGGGGCGACGCGGCGGTGGACCGGGTGGTCGCGGTCCCGGGACGATCGGCTCGCAGGGGATGCCACCGGCGGAGGCGTACGACGCCCTCGACGTGGAACGGGGCGCCTCGCAGGAACGGATCAAGGAGGCGTACCGCGAACGGGTGAAGGAGGTCCACCCGGACAGCGGTGGCGACGAGGAGGCGTTCAAACGGGTCAACGAGGCCTACGAGACGCTGAAGACGGAGTAG